Proteins from a genomic interval of Treponema succinifaciens DSM 2489:
- a CDS encoding class I SAM-dependent RNA methyltransferase gives MSMEVIAGKMVFGGDCIAENSEKKIFIPYTIPGEKVEIKIEKDFKDYSIAKNLNIIEKSRYRTVPFCPYYGKCGGCNLQHIEPEFQRQLRVQTLKDAFFREGIEIPQIQIVSGADKGYRARFQLHDGGLMGKKTNEIIQIDQCPCATEEVNKYLKEIPFKDRPKGRIHIFGSKNIASIPDGFDKIVVAEQSEKKQISEKGKNGKKQKKSKSRYEGTFSESKSTCAVKILDKSITFDALGFFQSNLEVLEKSIPLITGGISGKNVLDMYSGAGTFSVFLTDSFENVILVEHNKSAVVYAEQNLAGKKHESFGVSGDVWVKYHAETCIKECGNFDAVVIDPPRSGMEKSVQKWLQNSKIPQIRSLSCDPSTHARDAKALINSGYRLEKLFLLDFYPQTGHIESLGYFEK, from the coding sequence ATGTCAATGGAAGTAATAGCAGGAAAAATGGTCTTTGGCGGAGACTGCATAGCGGAAAACAGCGAAAAGAAAATATTTATTCCATATACAATTCCCGGCGAAAAAGTCGAGATTAAAATTGAAAAAGATTTTAAAGACTACAGCATTGCAAAAAATCTAAATATAATAGAAAAATCCAGATACAGAACTGTTCCCTTCTGCCCTTATTACGGAAAATGCGGAGGCTGCAACCTTCAGCATATAGAGCCAGAATTTCAAAGACAGCTGAGAGTTCAGACTTTAAAAGATGCTTTTTTTCGCGAAGGAATTGAAATTCCGCAAATTCAGATTGTTTCGGGTGCAGACAAAGGTTACAGAGCAAGGTTCCAGCTGCACGACGGCGGACTTATGGGAAAAAAAACCAATGAAATTATCCAAATTGACCAGTGTCCTTGCGCCACAGAAGAAGTAAATAAATATTTAAAGGAAATTCCATTCAAAGATCGTCCAAAAGGAAGAATTCATATTTTCGGAAGCAAAAACATAGCTTCAATTCCCGACGGATTCGACAAAATCGTGGTTGCAGAACAATCAGAAAAAAAACAAATTTCCGAAAAAGGCAAAAATGGAAAAAAGCAGAAAAAGTCAAAATCACGCTACGAAGGGACATTTTCAGAATCAAAAAGCACCTGCGCTGTGAAAATCCTTGACAAAAGCATAACTTTTGATGCTCTGGGATTTTTTCAATCCAACCTTGAAGTACTAGAAAAATCAATTCCTCTTATAACGGGCGGAATTTCTGGAAAAAATGTGCTTGATATGTATTCCGGGGCTGGCACATTTTCTGTTTTTCTTACAGATTCTTTTGAAAACGTAATTTTAGTGGAACACAACAAAAGCGCAGTTGTTTACGCAGAGCAAAATCTCGCCGGAAAAAAACACGAAAGCTTTGGCGTAAGTGGAGATGTCTGGGTAAAATATCATGCGGAAACTTGCATAAAGGAATGCGGAAATTTTGACGCAGTTGTTATTGATCCTCCAAGAAGCGGAATGGAAAAATCCGTGCAAAAATGGCTTCAAAATTCTAAAATTCCACAGATAAGAAGCCTTTCTTGCGATCCATCAACCCATGCGCGGGATGCAAAAGCTCTTATAAATTCAGGGTACAGATTGGAAAAACTTTTTCTTTTAGATTTTTACCCGCAAACCGGGCACATTGAAAGCCTTGGATATTTTGAAAAATGA
- a CDS encoding HAD family hydrolase, whose translation MEKIEAFVFDMDGILLDTETICEKTWIKAGKEFGIQDEKAMELFKKCIGTNKNDTFNILKTSLGADFGAQKFMEQTSVFFSEIEKSEGISLMPFAKQTLEYLKDKGYRIALASSTRGPVVTRQLEKAGLLSFFESLSTGDQVSHSKPDPEIYKLACKSLNLPPKKCAAVEDSPNGIKSAKSAGLFTIMVPDRIEPDEELLRKVDFLCSNLSEIKLKF comes from the coding sequence ATGGAAAAAATAGAAGCGTTTGTATTTGACATGGACGGAATTCTTCTTGACACAGAAACCATCTGCGAAAAAACTTGGATAAAGGCAGGAAAAGAATTTGGAATTCAAGACGAAAAAGCCATGGAACTGTTTAAAAAATGTATCGGAACAAACAAAAACGACACATTCAATATTCTAAAGACTTCTCTCGGAGCTGATTTTGGGGCTCAAAAATTTATGGAGCAAACTTCAGTTTTTTTCTCGGAAATTGAAAAATCAGAAGGAATTTCGCTTATGCCCTTCGCAAAACAAACACTCGAATATTTAAAAGACAAAGGTTACAGAATTGCACTTGCGTCTTCAACTAGAGGTCCGGTCGTAACAAGGCAGCTAGAAAAAGCAGGTTTGCTTTCATTTTTTGAATCATTGTCAACCGGAGACCAAGTTTCACACTCAAAACCGGATCCAGAAATATACAAACTGGCCTGCAAAAGTTTAAATCTTCCGCCTAAAAAATGCGCGGCAGTGGAAGACAGTCCAAACGGAATAAAAAGCGCAAAATCAGCAGGACTTTTTACAATCATGGTTCCAGACAGAATAGAGCCAGATGAAGAGCTTTTAAGGAAAGTTGATTTTCTTTGCTCAAATTTAAGTGAAATTAAACTGAAATTTTAA
- the rpmE gene encoding 50S ribosomal protein L31 yields MKKGIHPDYKLTKITCVCGNVIETRSTVSDIHVEICSACHPFYTGKQKLVDTAGRIDRFNKRYGVKATETK; encoded by the coding sequence ATGAAAAAGGGAATCCACCCAGACTACAAACTTACAAAAATCACTTGTGTATGTGGCAATGTGATTGAAACTCGCTCAACAGTATCAGATATTCATGTTGAAATTTGCTCTGCCTGCCATCCATTCTATACTGGAAAGCAGAAACTTGTTGATACAGCTGGACGCATTGACCGCTTTAACAAGCGCTACGGTGTAAAAGCTACAGAAACAAAATAA
- a CDS encoding DUF3943 domain-containing protein translates to MKLKKVILVLCSFVFAFNVFAQTAESSENSDASLDFSSESIEFDSKKHYFVAAGGMLLTNIVIGSWNRFGPARASWAQVYWDDIKEPWNRKIKFDRDWYWTNFVLHPYQGGLYYLAARNSNLNWFESLIVSAAGSFMWEYFFETNSPSTNDLTYTPIGGFVTGEMVYRLGLEANAKGHKILGYVANPLRLYTDPILKRAPQGPSGLLQSFSLKTGFGLAFANTWLKEPYDNCSELFPAYGSVGLDVVYDDPYGHDSNTPYSQFELSMQGSAGLGSGEGADSTEEKIMYSINIFSNGMLLARNPDFGENRDTTVGLVLEYDFMWHSFMEFSSLAPGFAIKQRINTENGSFAWQTHLAGIIMGTADYYYLRRGIFPKPDYVSCDYGYTTGAEIVEKIAYNAHSGFVFDWTVHGYAMYKYKAQKQDCDDTGWEYFAFSQASVELPVSKKVSLGLSDDFYIKYADYDNVENVFSVFNAVNFYARFKLM, encoded by the coding sequence ATGAAGTTAAAAAAAGTAATTCTGGTTTTGTGTTCTTTTGTTTTTGCCTTTAATGTTTTTGCACAGACCGCTGAAAGTTCAGAAAATTCAGATGCTTCCTTGGATTTTTCAAGTGAAAGCATTGAATTTGATTCAAAAAAGCACTATTTTGTTGCGGCTGGCGGAATGCTGCTCACAAACATTGTTATTGGCTCATGGAACCGGTTTGGTCCTGCAAGAGCTAGCTGGGCGCAAGTTTACTGGGATGATATAAAAGAGCCTTGGAATAGAAAAATAAAGTTTGACCGCGACTGGTATTGGACAAATTTTGTTCTGCATCCTTATCAGGGCGGACTTTACTATCTTGCCGCGAGAAATTCAAATTTGAACTGGTTTGAATCTTTGATTGTTTCCGCTGCAGGTTCTTTTATGTGGGAATATTTTTTTGAAACAAATTCCCCATCAACAAACGACCTTACGTATACTCCAATCGGCGGCTTTGTGACAGGGGAAATGGTTTACAGGCTTGGTCTTGAAGCAAATGCAAAGGGGCACAAAATTCTTGGCTATGTTGCGAATCCTTTGAGGCTTTATACTGACCCGATTCTAAAAAGAGCACCGCAAGGACCGAGCGGACTTTTGCAGAGTTTTTCCTTAAAGACAGGATTCGGGCTTGCTTTTGCAAATACCTGGCTAAAAGAGCCTTATGACAATTGCTCTGAATTATTTCCGGCTTATGGTTCTGTTGGGCTTGATGTTGTGTATGACGATCCTTATGGACACGATTCAAATACTCCGTACAGCCAGTTTGAGCTTTCTATGCAAGGTTCGGCGGGTCTTGGTTCTGGTGAAGGCGCGGATTCCACTGAAGAAAAAATCATGTACAGCATAAATATTTTCAGCAACGGAATGCTTCTTGCCAGAAATCCTGATTTTGGAGAAAACCGCGATACGACTGTCGGTCTTGTCCTTGAATATGATTTTATGTGGCATTCATTCATGGAATTTTCTTCACTTGCGCCTGGATTTGCCATAAAACAAAGAATCAACACGGAAAACGGATCCTTTGCATGGCAGACTCATTTGGCAGGAATTATAATGGGAACAGCTGATTATTATTACTTGCGCCGTGGAATTTTTCCTAAGCCTGATTATGTTTCCTGCGATTACGGATATACAACTGGTGCAGAAATCGTTGAAAAGATTGCTTATAATGCGCATTCAGGATTCGTCTTTGACTGGACTGTTCACGGATACGCAATGTACAAGTATAAAGCCCAAAAACAGGACTGTGATGACACAGGCTGGGAATATTTCGCATTTTCACAAGCATCGGTTGAGCTTCCTGTTTCTAAGAAAGTTTCCTTGGGACTTTCCGATGATTTCTACATAAAATATGCTGACTATGACAATGTTGAAAATGTATTTTCAGTTTTTAATGCAGTCAACTTTTATGCAAGATTCAAATTGATGTGA
- a CDS encoding class I SAM-dependent methyltransferase, whose protein sequence is MEENKNRYQGELFFNRISKNQKRLKKWARKNRISCYRIYDKDIPEIPLCLDIYTFLPEFVENKIDAAKYNSELNSAISENGQKARELLTQEKQRTYARLYLYERPYEKPFEEEELWLKEMSFQTSRALEIPESNVIVKMRKRQRDDNGKRSQYKKTEETNSTKGIVFEQGQLFFVNLTDYIDTGIFFDHRPLRLKLRETCKGKRVLNLFCYTGSFSVYAAEGGAAFVESVDMSNTYTEWTKNNLKLNDFLDTQIYKTTRMDVIHYLEEKAKQIKENEKFDIIILDPPTFSNSKNTDTTLDLNKDWSKLIESCSKLLSPKGTLYFSTNSRKLKMDENLLPPEMSAEEITSSTIPEDYRNSKIHRAWKITSI, encoded by the coding sequence ATGGAAGAAAATAAAAACCGTTACCAAGGCGAACTTTTTTTCAATAGGATTTCAAAAAACCAGAAACGCCTGAAAAAATGGGCAAGAAAAAACAGAATTTCATGCTACAGAATTTACGACAAGGACATTCCAGAAATTCCGCTTTGCCTTGACATTTACACATTTCTTCCAGAATTTGTTGAAAATAAAATCGACGCGGCAAAATACAATTCTGAGCTGAATTCCGCAATAAGCGAAAACGGACAAAAAGCAAGGGAACTTTTAACGCAGGAAAAGCAAAGAACTTACGCAAGACTTTATCTTTACGAGCGTCCTTACGAAAAGCCTTTTGAGGAGGAAGAATTGTGGCTGAAAGAAATGAGTTTTCAAACTTCAAGAGCGCTGGAAATTCCAGAATCAAATGTAATAGTAAAAATGCGAAAAAGGCAGCGTGATGACAACGGAAAAAGAAGCCAATACAAAAAGACAGAAGAAACAAACAGCACAAAAGGGATTGTTTTTGAGCAAGGTCAGCTTTTTTTTGTAAATCTGACTGACTATATAGACACCGGCATTTTTTTCGACCATAGACCGCTTAGGCTAAAACTCCGAGAAACTTGCAAAGGAAAACGCGTATTAAATCTTTTTTGCTACACAGGAAGCTTTTCAGTTTATGCGGCTGAAGGAGGTGCGGCTTTTGTCGAAAGCGTTGACATGAGCAACACTTACACTGAATGGACTAAAAACAATCTCAAACTGAATGATTTTTTAGACACACAAATCTACAAAACAACAAGAATGGACGTTATTCATTATCTTGAAGAAAAAGCAAAACAAATAAAAGAAAACGAGAAATTCGATATAATAATTCTTGATCCGCCGACTTTCAGCAATTCAAAAAACACAGATACTACGCTTGATTTAAATAAAGACTGGTCAAAACTAATAGAAAGCTGTTCAAAACTTTTAAGCCCAAAAGGAACCCTTTATTTCAGCACAAACAGCCGCAAGCTAAAAATGGATGAAAATCTTCTTCCGCCGGAAATGTCAGCAGAAGAAATAACAAGCTCAACAATCCCCGAAGATTACAGAAATTCTAAAATCCACAGGGCTTGGAAAATCACATCAATTTGA
- a CDS encoding GNAT family N-acetyltransferase — translation METFSIRIAEEKDAKEIHDIYDYYVKNTVITFSTENPSIEEFKKQIAVTKKVYPYFVAQDSNGKILGFIYGHQLRPHESYKWNVESTIYLSPDAPKRCGIGTSLYKKFMETLSRQGFKYVYGIITSENKASFSMHKKLGFKEIGNFPNAGNKNGKWYGIFWMQMQLGEISENPKEPIPFSEFKI, via the coding sequence ATGGAAACTTTTTCAATCAGAATCGCAGAAGAAAAAGACGCAAAGGAAATTCACGACATTTACGATTACTACGTAAAAAACACAGTTATAACTTTTTCAACTGAAAATCCATCAATTGAAGAATTCAAAAAGCAAATCGCTGTAACAAAAAAAGTTTATCCGTATTTTGTCGCGCAAGATTCAAACGGAAAAATTTTGGGATTTATCTACGGACATCAGCTAAGACCGCATGAGTCGTACAAATGGAATGTTGAATCCACGATTTATCTTTCTCCTGACGCTCCAAAAAGATGCGGAATCGGAACTTCGCTCTATAAAAAATTCATGGAAACACTTTCGCGCCAGGGATTTAAATATGTCTACGGCATAATAACTTCAGAAAACAAAGCAAGCTTTTCGATGCACAAAAAACTTGGATTCAAGGAAATCGGAAACTTTCCAAACGCAGGAAATAAAAATGGAAAATGGTACGGAATTTTCTGGATGCAAATGCAGCTAGGCGAAATATCAGAAAATCCAAAAGAGCCGATTCCATTTTCAGAATTTAAAATTTAA
- a CDS encoding LD-carboxypeptidase, which translates to MNIRIPPSIKKGCTISVTAPSFGCTTEPYTSRFNFAKKKFESLGYKIFAGETVFKSDGKGISTNPKKAAKELEEFYCSDENSAVISAGGGEMMCETAGFIDFEKISDAKPKWFMGYSDNTNFIFPLVTKCKVAAIYGPTITGFGKKWQTPELYSLGLLEGNVKEVSGFEKFQLPQNDSDSTENLENLTYNLTEKKVLKIFPEKSDSVKIEGIFLGGCLDVLANLCGTKLDSVKEFNLGAEKIIWILESCDGNPTEIRRQVWHLKNAGWFEKASGFIIGRPLASLGKEIFGINQYNAVTDILSEFNLPIIMDADIGHVDPAVPVAMGISAEVFSDKNNFTIKYKWN; encoded by the coding sequence ATGAACATAAGAATTCCGCCTTCAATTAAAAAAGGCTGCACAATCTCCGTAACAGCTCCTTCATTTGGATGCACGACAGAACCTTACACTTCCCGCTTTAATTTTGCAAAGAAAAAATTTGAATCTCTTGGCTACAAAATTTTTGCAGGAGAAACTGTTTTCAAAAGCGACGGAAAAGGAATTTCAACAAATCCAAAAAAGGCGGCAAAAGAACTTGAAGAATTTTATTGTTCAGATGAAAATTCCGCAGTTATTTCTGCAGGCGGTGGAGAAATGATGTGCGAAACAGCTGGCTTCATTGACTTTGAAAAAATTTCAGATGCAAAACCAAAATGGTTCATGGGATATTCCGACAACACAAATTTCATATTTCCTCTAGTAACAAAATGCAAAGTCGCGGCAATTTACGGGCCGACAATCACAGGTTTTGGAAAAAAATGGCAAACTCCTGAACTTTATTCGCTTGGACTTTTGGAAGGAAATGTAAAAGAAGTTTCAGGATTTGAAAAATTTCAGCTCCCGCAGAATGACAGCGATTCAACAGAAAATCTTGAAAATTTAACTTACAATCTTACAGAAAAAAAAGTCCTAAAAATTTTTCCAGAAAAATCTGATTCAGTAAAAATTGAAGGAATTTTTTTGGGCGGATGCCTTGACGTTCTTGCGAATTTATGCGGAACAAAACTTGACAGCGTAAAAGAATTCAATCTAGGCGCAGAAAAAATTATCTGGATTCTTGAAAGTTGCGATGGAAATCCAACTGAAATCAGGCGGCAAGTCTGGCACCTGAAAAATGCCGGCTGGTTTGAAAAAGCTTCAGGCTTTATAATCGGACGCCCGCTCGCCTCGCTTGGAAAAGAAATTTTTGGAATAAATCAGTATAACGCAGTTACAGACATACTTTCAGAATTTAATCTTCCGATAATAATGGACGCAGACATAGGGCACGTAGATCCAGCAGTTCCTGTTGCGATGGGAATTTCTGCGGAAGTTTTTTCGGACAAAAATAATTTTACAATAAAATACAAATGGAACTGA
- a CDS encoding helix-turn-helix domain-containing protein, whose translation MDKSRDLCKILGANIRCYRIKLKMTQEELAEKAGITSVGISKIETGKTWPKKETIEKFLEILEVKPFQLFTETKEDFLKYKNIVTETISELVDKTFSEQKNTSKRNRKNFKLKH comes from the coding sequence ATGGACAAATCTAGGGATTTATGCAAAATTTTGGGTGCAAACATCCGCTGTTACAGAATAAAATTAAAAATGACGCAGGAGGAGCTGGCGGAAAAAGCAGGAATAACATCAGTAGGAATTTCAAAAATTGAAACAGGAAAAACTTGGCCTAAAAAAGAAACTATAGAAAAATTCCTGGAAATTTTAGAAGTAAAACCGTTTCAGTTATTCACGGAAACAAAAGAAGATTTTTTAAAATACAAAAACATCGTCACAGAAACAATATCCGAGCTAGTTGACAAAACTTTTTCCGAGCAGAAAAACACTTCCAAAAGAAATAGAAAAAATTTCAAGCTAAAGCATTAA
- a CDS encoding HU family DNA-binding protein: MNKAELIEKMAKSTGLPKKDAESALKSFLEIVSKELEKGHDVQLIGFGTFTVGKRAAREGRNPATGETIKIAASKTPKFKPGKALKDRLNKK, translated from the coding sequence ATGAACAAAGCCGAACTTATTGAAAAAATGGCAAAATCAACAGGCTTGCCAAAAAAAGACGCAGAAAGCGCGCTCAAATCATTTCTTGAGATTGTCTCAAAGGAACTTGAAAAAGGACACGATGTGCAACTCATCGGATTCGGAACATTTACAGTTGGAAAAAGAGCAGCAAGAGAAGGACGCAATCCTGCAACTGGAGAAACAATTAAAATCGCAGCTTCAAAAACACCAAAATTCAAGCCAGGAAAAGCTCTCAAAGACCGCTTGAACAAAAAATAA
- the rpsF gene encoding 30S ribosomal protein S6, with protein MRKYELMTIFPLEEEKSKVGLETLRADLASFGAEIEKEEVFGDRDLTYEVKKQKRGHFVLFTLKLNPAKIIELDGKFKFNNNLLKYLFVLIESKNV; from the coding sequence ATGAGAAAGTATGAACTTATGACAATCTTTCCTTTAGAGGAAGAAAAATCTAAGGTCGGTCTTGAAACTCTTAGAGCTGACCTTGCAAGTTTCGGCGCAGAAATCGAAAAAGAGGAAGTTTTCGGCGACCGTGATCTTACATACGAAGTAAAAAAGCAGAAACGCGGACACTTTGTTCTTTTTACACTGAAATTGAATCCTGCTAAAATCATTGAGCTTGACGGTAAATTCAAATTCAACAACAATCTTTTGAAATATCTTTTTGTTTTAATCGAATCAAAGAACGTATAA
- a CDS encoding single-stranded DNA-binding protein: protein MANSDINSVVIVGRLTRDAELRYLNSGTAVASISIAVNRSKKDGDQWISEANFFDVSYFGKGAEGIKPYLTKGTQIAVQGSLRQDRWEKDGQKFSRVNILADSIELLGSRSSSSQNNGNSDSFGGYQQRASYSQNQSSGGGYEPSSEAFGGDNAGFPEDIPF from the coding sequence ATGGCGAATTCTGATATAAACAGCGTTGTTATTGTAGGAAGACTTACAAGAGACGCAGAATTAAGGTATCTTAACAGCGGAACTGCTGTCGCTTCAATTTCTATTGCTGTAAACCGCAGCAAGAAAGACGGAGACCAGTGGATTAGCGAAGCTAACTTTTTCGATGTTTCATATTTCGGAAAAGGTGCGGAAGGTATCAAGCCTTATCTTACAAAAGGAACACAAATTGCGGTTCAAGGTTCTTTGCGCCAGGACAGATGGGAAAAAGACGGACAGAAATTCAGCAGGGTAAATATTCTTGCTGACTCAATTGAGCTTTTGGGCTCAAGGTCTTCTAGCAGTCAGAATAACGGCAACTCTGATTCATTTGGGGGTTATCAGCAGCGCGCTTCTTATTCTCAAAATCAGTCTTCCGGCGGCGGATATGAGCCTTCTTCAGAAGCTTTTGGCGGAGATAACGCTGGCTTCCCTGAAGATATTCCGTTTTAA
- the rpsR gene encoding 30S ribosomal protein S18 — MADEKEVNENTNVTQEQLQDSGREDEVRGARGKGKFFSHKKVCRFCANKGKIDYKDADGLRRFTTERGKILPRRITGTCSRHQKEVAAAIKRARAICLLPFVAD, encoded by the coding sequence ATGGCAGACGAAAAAGAAGTAAACGAAAATACAAATGTAACACAGGAGCAGCTTCAGGATTCAGGACGTGAAGATGAAGTTCGTGGGGCTCGTGGAAAAGGAAAATTTTTCTCACACAAGAAAGTATGCCGATTTTGCGCAAACAAGGGAAAAATTGATTACAAAGATGCAGACGGACTTCGCCGCTTTACAACAGAACGTGGCAAGATTCTTCCACGCCGCATAACTGGAACTTGCTCAAGACATCAGAAAGAAGTTGCGGCAGCAATTAAGCGTGCGCGAGCAATTTGTCTTCTTCCTTTTGTTGCAGACTAA
- the rplI gene encoding 50S ribosomal protein L9, translated as MKVILNEDVKHLGEMGDVKNVANGYFRNYLFPRMLAVPCTPETEAYFATKKAEIEARKEQKRKDSMSLKEKLEALEVVISMPAGNNGKLYGAVTNQTVSDFYKKSGFEIERKKVEIPGHTIKNTGSYSVKVHLYENTVAEVKVTVKSQDDATAKKEEVPAKKDEAPAEEAKSE; from the coding sequence ATGAAAGTAATTCTTAATGAAGATGTAAAACACCTTGGAGAAATGGGTGATGTAAAGAATGTTGCTAATGGATATTTCCGCAACTATCTTTTCCCTCGTATGCTTGCAGTTCCATGCACACCAGAAACAGAAGCTTATTTCGCTACAAAAAAGGCTGAAATTGAAGCCCGCAAGGAGCAGAAGCGTAAGGACAGCATGAGCTTGAAGGAAAAACTTGAGGCTCTTGAAGTTGTTATTTCTATGCCTGCTGGAAACAATGGTAAATTGTACGGAGCTGTTACAAATCAGACAGTCTCTGACTTTTACAAGAAGAGCGGATTCGAGATTGAGCGCAAGAAAGTTGAAATTCCTGGACACACGATTAAAAACACAGGCTCTTATTCTGTAAAAGTTCATCTCTATGAAAATACAGTGGCTGAAGTAAAAGTTACTGTAAAATCTCAGGATGATGCAACTGCTAAGAAAGAAGAAGTTCCTGCAAAGAAAGATGAAGCTCCAGCTGAAGAAGCAAAATCTGAGTAA
- the dnaB gene encoding replicative DNA helicase has product MDLKDKIPPHNVEAEQAVLGALLLDWSSVSDVVTYLRSENFYSQQNQLIYESLMHLFSSGIKGDLLTLVDDLTKNGKLEAAGGVAYISSLTDIVPTSANVDYYAKIVLDQSTRRNLIKISSEIKASSFDETKESRSILEDAEQKIFKLTDINQSAQVLAMKDVVPKVIQIIDTRYKNKNAFSGIPSGLNDLDSMTSGFQNSEMIIIGARPSMGKTALALSMMQNIAIDRGIPCGFFSLEMSADQIAQRLLSQIARIPGTKLRNGMLKIEDFKKLQDAAGECFNAPLYIVDTPNMKLLDLRAMARRMKVNQKVQIIFIDYIGLITSENPDAQLFEQQSAISKSLKSLARELEIPIVVLCQVARAAEGEEPNLAQLRGSGSIEQDADMVMFIHGKRSDNKETNEGYNPVQERKLIVAKQRNGPIGDVDVIFLSSYTKFENKSKE; this is encoded by the coding sequence ATGGATCTAAAAGATAAGATACCTCCGCATAATGTTGAGGCAGAACAGGCTGTTCTTGGAGCTCTTTTGCTGGACTGGAGCTCTGTAAGCGATGTTGTGACATATTTGCGAAGTGAAAATTTTTATAGCCAGCAAAATCAGCTTATTTATGAATCCTTGATGCATCTTTTTTCATCTGGAATAAAAGGAGACTTGCTTACTCTTGTTGATGACCTTACAAAAAACGGAAAACTTGAGGCTGCCGGTGGAGTAGCTTACATTTCCTCTCTGACAGACATTGTTCCCACAAGTGCAAATGTTGATTATTATGCGAAAATTGTTCTTGACCAGTCAACCCGACGTAATCTTATAAAAATTTCCTCGGAAATAAAAGCGTCCAGTTTTGACGAAACAAAGGAAAGCCGTTCTATTCTTGAAGATGCGGAACAGAAAATTTTCAAGCTCACGGATATAAATCAGTCTGCGCAAGTTCTTGCAATGAAAGATGTTGTGCCGAAAGTTATTCAGATAATCGATACGAGATACAAAAATAAAAACGCGTTTTCTGGCATTCCTTCAGGACTTAACGATCTTGACAGCATGACAAGCGGTTTTCAGAACAGCGAAATGATTATAATCGGTGCGCGCCCTTCAATGGGAAAAACAGCCCTTGCATTGAGCATGATGCAAAACATTGCAATTGACCGCGGAATTCCGTGTGGATTTTTCAGTTTGGAAATGTCTGCGGATCAGATTGCGCAGCGTCTTCTTTCTCAGATTGCGAGAATTCCCGGAACAAAGCTTAGAAACGGAATGCTTAAAATAGAAGATTTTAAAAAGCTTCAGGATGCGGCAGGAGAATGTTTCAATGCACCTCTTTATATTGTTGACACGCCAAACATGAAGCTCCTTGATTTGCGGGCAATGGCAAGGCGAATGAAAGTCAACCAGAAAGTCCAGATTATTTTTATTGACTATATCGGACTTATTACTAGTGAAAATCCAGACGCCCAGCTTTTTGAGCAGCAGTCAGCAATTTCAAAGTCCCTTAAAAGCCTTGCGCGTGAGCTTGAAATTCCGATTGTTGTTTTGTGTCAGGTTGCCAGAGCCGCGGAAGGAGAAGAGCCGAACCTTGCTCAGCTTAGAGGCTCAGGTTCGATTGAGCAGGATGCTGACATGGTTATGTTTATACACGGAAAGCGGAGCGACAACAAGGAAACCAACGAAGGCTACAATCCGGTTCAGGAACGAAAACTGATTGTGGCAAAACAGCGCAACGGTCCGATTGGCGATGTTGACGTCATATTTCTTTCAAGCTACACGAAATTTGAAAACAAAAGCAAGGAATAA